The sequence below is a genomic window from Pogoniulus pusillus isolate bPogPus1 chromosome 10, bPogPus1.pri, whole genome shotgun sequence.
GGCAGGGGCGGCGGCGCCGTCGGGGCAGGGCTCGCCCAGCCCTCCCAGCTTCTGGCCCAGCACTATCGGCGGGACGTGGGGCGGGAAGGAGCGGGCGGGCTGAGAGAAGGCGCTTTTCCGCTCCTCTGTCCCGCCGCCGGGCCCGCCGCCCGGGCCGCCCAGCTGCGGCACGCTGGTGAAGGCGCTGCCCCGCGCCGGGCTGCCCCCCTCCAGGCGGGCGGCCAGTGGCCCCCCAGGTCCGCCGCGGGGGCACAGCCCCGGGTCTCCACCGCCGGCCCCCGGGGCCGCGGGAGAAGCACGCTCCTGGCCTTCCTCGGGGCCGCCGCTGTCCGGGTCGGGGCCGCGGgctgccttcttcacctccacGAAGGCGCTGCGCTTGGCCTCGCCAGTCTCCGGGCTGGGAGGTGCGAAGAGCCGGCCGCCCTCCTCTAGGCCGCAGTAAGAACCGGCAGCCCGGTACTGCTGCTGCGGGGCGCACACCGGTTCTTCCTTGGGCGCCGAGGGCAGCCCCGGCCTCTCCGCCGGAAAGCGGCCCCGTGTTGCCGTCCCGGGGCCTCGCTCCTCCTCCTCGGGGTACCGCCGCTTGGCCTTGCTGGCCGTCACCTCGGGGCTGCCCTCGGGGGCCGGCGGCCGCCCCGGGGATCCGCCGTGGCCGCCGCGGGAGTTTTCCAGCTCCCGCGCCAGGTTGTGGAAGTCCGTGGAGGGCTTGGTGCTGGCGGCAGCGCTGCTGCCGTCGGCCCCGGGGAAGGGGTGGTGGAGCGGGCCGCCGGGCTTGCAGTACTTGCCAACCTCCTGCTCTTTGCTTGAGCCATCCTTGCCGCCGGGGACCTCGGCGGCTGGGCCAGTGTCGGGGCCGTGCAGCCTCTTAGGGCAGCGAAATCGGAGGTGAGCAGCGAAGGGCAGCTCGAACTGGAAGCGCTGGCTGCACTCGGGGCAAGCAAAGGGCGGAGAGCCTGCATCCGGGCACGGGCATATGGGGGAcgagacacacagagacacggGGGAACCATCAGCCAGCAGGCCGGCGATGGGGATTCCCCGGGGGATTAAGAGCAAGGGGGCTGGGGCATCCCGACTCCGTCGCTTCCCTCCCATCACCCCGGCGGGCGTCCCCGACCAGCTGTCCCACTCCCATTCGGGGCCGCGGGGGACCCACCGTTGCTGCGGGCGGGGGCCCGGgcggggctcagcagcagcagctccgtgAGCTCCTTGCCGTaccacaccagcagctcctcatcCTTGGCGATGCGGCGCAGGGAGCGGTAGAAGAGCTGCCCACTCTTGATGTAGGCCTCCAGGTTCTGCTCCTCTCGCTCCCGCGCCGACTGCACCAGCCGCAGCCACATCAGACCCTCCGATGAGCCATTTGCCGCCGACGTGTCCACCTGGAAAACCGCGTTTATAGCAGCGCGCACGGAAGAACCGACAAAACGATAGGATGGGGCCGGGCAGGTGGCGGGGAAAGGCTTTGCCTGACGGCGAGGGAGAGCATCCCGGCAGTGAGGGAAAAGCATCCCGGCAGCGGGTGAAAAGCATCCCGGCAGCGGGTGAAAAGAATCCCGGTAGCGGGAAGAAAGTATCCCAGCGGTGGGCGGCCCGGTGGGGCTGCTCTCGGGCACCAGCCGTCGGGAAGAACGGCGTTGGCCGGCTTCCCGGTGCGGGCCAGGCCCGCAGACCAGCGGCTCTTACCCGGAATATGTAGGGGACAGTGCGTTTGTCGGTGGACTTCAGGGCGATGAAGGCAATGCTGTCATACAGGGACGTGTGGCTCAGGACGCAGGGGCCGAAAATGGCATTCTCTGGGATGTCGCAGGTGGTGTAAACGCTGGTGAAAATGTCAGTCAAGCACTGCTGCACCGTCTTGGCGTCCCCGTCCCAGATTCCCCTCTGGACGCCGGCGTCCTCCATGCCTGCGGGCGGATATTGGGAACGCTACAGCACGGCGGGCCCCGCCGCAGGGCTCCGCGTAGATACAGCCGCGACCCTCcagggaaaagaaaccaaaaattttttaaaaaatacaaataacaaaaaaaaagtcacactAATAAAGATTAAAAGGAAGGGAACAAAGGCAGGTGATCACTTGCACCagtctggagggaaaaaaaaagacggCGAAGAGCTCCGGGAGTGGGCGGCGAGGTGTGGGGAAGCCGCCGCGGGTATATGTTCACGGGAGAGCGCGGCTGCGAGCGCGGCGGAAGAGACTCCGGGGGCAGCTGGGGAAAAACAGCAGCGGCTCCGGCCACGGGCATAACTAGACAAAACCGGGCCTCCATCGAGGCGAGGAGCGGGGCTCCCGGATGGTCCCCCCCTGCTCCGTCGCCAGGGCCCCTGCGAGATCGCAGCCGGGCCGGTCTCCGGGCTGTGACAGAGGAGCAGAGCGAATGGGTTTCAAGTGGCTTGTCATTGTCGCTGATTGCATGTCAGTTCACCTCCCGCTCCGCTCGACAAGAGGGAACGTATGTCTGCTCATTACCATAATCCAGCACTTTCCCTCCGAGACTTTAATtaaaagcagcaagcagaggtaATTATTTTTACCTCGACACGCTTATTTATGGCGGAGGGTGAGCCCTGGCCCCCGTGCTGAGCCAGGGGACGGATACAGGCGGAGGACAGGCGGGCAAGGTGCAGGGTGCGGGCAGGGTGCAGGGTGCCGGCAGCAGGCATTGGGCAGCGGGCAGGATGCGGGCAGCAGGCATTGAGCAGCGGGACGATGACTGCCGGTCTGCCCGCGCCTTCTTCCGCGCCCCGCGGTGCCGATGCCGGAGCTGCGCGCCTGGCTGCGAGTGCCCTTGCCCCTTCCGACCCGATTAGTGTAAAGCTGCTTCCCCCCCATTCCATCTGGCATCGAAATCGTTCCTTTGGGGTTCGCTCGCCAATAGATTTGCGTTTCTCTCCATGCCCCTGTTCATACTCGAAGCAGCTCGTACGGGGCACGGCCCCTCCGAGCCGCCTTTCCCCCAGCTTTCGGGAGACAACCGGGTCTTCGGGGACTCCAGGAACTTCGCCCCCGACAGCAGCCGCGTGGGCGACGGGGGATGCCGGCTCCTCCAAGGAACGGGGCCCGAAGAGTAGGGCGCTTTCGCTGCCTCCCCGCCGCCCCTCTCGTTACGGCGATGCCCGGCGCATCCCTTCCCCGAAGGGATTATTTCTCGAAACGAAACAAACGGCAGCAAGCGCCCCCCGCCAAACTTTCCACCCGCCCTCGCTGGGCCCCGCACGGCTTCCCACAGCCGCGCATCTTCCCAAATCCTCGGGTCCCCCCTGGCCCCGCGGAGCAGCCTCCCCCCGGCTGCCCTTTGTCCGGGTCGGGCGGCGCCGGGGCCCCTCCCGCAGCAGCTCCCGGAGTCGGAGCTGCCGGGCACTGCATCCCGGGCAGGGCTGCCACTCTCCGGCCCTCGGCACGGCCATCTCCCGTCATTGTTCTTCTTCCTGGGCTACCCCGCCGGCGCGGCGCTGCTCggctccccccagccccgcgCTGGGCCCGGCGGTGGAGAAGCCGGGGGATGGCGGGGCCCCTCCGCGGGTACTCACCAGGGGGAGTGGGAATATAATCCTTGCCCGACAAGTGGCACAAAACTGGGCTCCTGTCTCCGCTGCCCCCGGCGCTATTGTatcaaagcagctccatggccgGGGAGGCGGCGGGCCGGGGGCCGGGCGCGGGCGGCGGCTGCGGGGAGCGGGCGGGCGAAGAGGGGAGGCGGCCGAGGAGGCGAGCGGTGCAGATGGACCCGATGCAGTGAGTGActggcacacagacacacactttTTGTTTGCTGCACATAATCTGCCCAATGACGCGTGACAGCCCACGTCCCCTCCCTTTAACCCCTTCGGGGGCTGCCCGCTCTCTGCCTGCTCGCCCGCCTCTTACCTGGCCCCGGAGCCACCGGGCACCTGCGGAGAGGGAGGAGGCCAGGGCgcatcctcccccccccccccgacactTTGCCGTGGCAGCAACGTGTGGCTTTGGTGCCGCCTGGCAGGGGGTGCGGGGTGGGGAACCGAGAGGCCCGACGACCGGTCGACGCGGCGCCAGAATCCCAGCGGTCGCTTCCCCATTCTGCCctctcacctgcagggcaggagggaacGCTCCGGCCCGTCGAGGGAATCCCTCCTCCCTGGGATGCAGACGGGCGGGGATGCCCGTGCTCTCTCCGGTAATGAGTGCCCGCCGCGCTCCGCGGATCCGGCCGAGAAAGCGAAGCGTCCGACAGAGGCCCGACGGGCGGCTGGGCATCGGGAGCTGTTAGATCGGGTGCTCCCGCCGGAGCACTCCCCAAGCTGGTGTCCCCGCGGGGAGCCTCGACGATGGGGCGGCCTCTAGGGTCCCCCGCCACGGACTGCGCCGGGGTCCTCACCTCCGGAGACCGGCACGGACCGGCGCGCAGACGGACTCGGTGAAAGAAGGAGTCCGCAGATGCTCTATTCCAAAATAAGGGGTTTACGACACGGGAAAGCCTTTCCCGATTCCTCCCCCATGACCGTCATTTCAGACACAAAacagattaaaaagaaataaattaaaaatagaATTTAAACCCCcctaaaataaacaaaagaagAGACAAAGCGTTTTCCAGAAGCGAAAGGAGCGTTGTTTGCAATCAGAGAGTGGGCTGATGTTTGGCTTTCAAATTCACTTATCCTCTACATAATTACGATTTTCCTTGCATTAGGATTAAAGGCTGCCTATAATATGCTTTCAACATTTATCTTATTAATTCGACAAAGCACAGCGTCTCCTAAAATGGAGCTTGCCGTAACATTAAAATATGGAAGTCTGTAAAAATTTGGATCTCAATTCCTGCTTCAaagggttggggtttgttttgccttttttttttttttttgcttgtttgtttggtcttttgttttaattttcacGTTGTTTTATGGGGTTTTAGAgggggggggttgttgttttttttccttttcctctctctttctctctctctctcttttttttaatgatgtaGCTCTGGCTGTGTGATATAAATTGTCCGAATGACTGTCATTAATAGGCGGGAAGAAAAACTAGGCGTTATTTTTATTCGCGAGAAATTTGAGGAACATCACGGCGCATAAACTATCTCGAAATTGCTTCGGCATCATCTCCGCTGCCGAAATTCCTCGGCGCTGAAGAGGACCGCAGTGGCATTTCTGAGCCTTTCTTCAGCCTCCGGATGCGTCCGTAAAAGTGAGTCCCCTGCACCGCGTCTTTCAGCCCCGCAGAACGGCACCGATGTCCGCGGACTCTCTCCTTTTAACTTTACGCTTCCAAGTGCCGGGCCCGGGAGCGCCCACAGCAGATTTCAACCGCCCTGGCGTCCGGAGGAGACGGTGCCCTTGTCCGCGGTGGCGGGGACTTCGCCGCAGAAAGCGGGCAGCATCCAGCTCGCGGCTTCGTGAGGCGGCCGTTCCCCTGGCCccatggagaagcagcagccggATTTTGAGGGGGAAACAGGGAAGGAGAGACCGGGCCCGGCGCGGCTCCGTTCCCGCTGAGGGCCCTGTGAACGCTGCCATCACCCGGTGCAAGCACCCATAGAAACCTTGGCATGTGAGGGCAACTTCTGGACCTTTATTTTCCCAGAAAATCTCCCGCGGAACGTCGCGGGCAATCCGGGTTGGGGAGCTCCCGTCGCCTCTCCGCTGCCTCCGGTCCCTTAAAAGAGGAGCCCTGGCCTCCCGGCACTCTGCGCTGTCCCCCGCCCCCACCGCCCCCGACGGCACCGGTACGGCCGCGCTCGGCAGCACTGCATTCCGAGAAGAGTCCCGGGAGTGGCTGGGGCAGGACCGGGACTTGGGCTTGGAGAGAGTCGGCAAGGCCAGTCCGAGTTCCAGGCGGGTGGGACGGCCATCCAGATCCGGGGTGGGGGACCCGAGCTCTGCAGCTTGCCACTGGGGAGCCCATCGGGGAGACGGGGCAGCTGAGGGGGTCAAGGGGCCGGTGGGGACGGGAGGGTGACACTTAGCCAGCAACATTGCTTAACCTCCCAGGGAAGTGCCAGTTTTCTGCCCATGATGAGTTACCACGGGCATGGCAGCAAAGGATGGAGGATCTGTTGCTCTGGGGTGGCAGGGCACCCTCCCATTTGCACTGGAGGAAccttcattttccttcccaGATTTCACCCAGGAAGATGAGGCGGAaggtgaggctgcagagcctatGCCCAGAACGCTCCTGTGTCCCTTAAGAAACACTGCCTCAAAGCTGTGACACACACCTGGCCTAGGGATGTGCACTTCTCTTCTGAAGGGACACACGCAGTCAGGAGTCAGCTCACAGATGATTTTGCCATAAACTCTCCcaggaaatagaatcatagaggaaATAAGCAAGATCCCAGGAGTGCACAAGCCCAACCAGGATCACTCAGGTGGTGCTGGGGACAaagctgccttgctgctctctctgccttccgctgtcagcagcagggctggcctgTGGTCTTGGCAGAGCACTCAAGGTGAAACTGAAAAGGACCTAGAAACACAGATCCACAAGCTTTTCTGGTGCCTGAAGAAATGCAGGCAGAATAGTTCATTTCCCCTGAGACAAACACAGCAGATAGGCCTCAGTAGTGGAAATAAATCGGGCCTCAGCTGAATGACAAATTAGCCTCTGCATTTTACTGTTATCAGGCTCATGGATGGCTCCTTTCCACTGCAGGTCCTACACCGAGGGGCCAGCAGCATCACCATCACACCGCAGACAGAGAGCAGCACGGAGGGGCAATACTTCCCTCACCAATAATCCTCCCAAGCAGGCATGGGATATTTCTGGGACACCTCAGCCACACTTCAGCTGGAACTTTCCTAACCACCAGGCCCTCATTAGGGCCAAGGCACATGAAAATACCTGTCCTACTTCAAGTCCATCTTAGCTCCCAAGCAAACTTGTGGTCCCCTTCCCTTCGTGTTCCCACTTATCCTTCAGCTGCATCTCACTGGTGCTCACAGCAGCAACTGGGACTCCCAGATCAAGGCACCAGCACACCACAGAACTGCAAAGCCCTCTTGCCCTTTTTGCCAGATGCCAGCTTTGGTCATGTTTCACTTCAATAAGGAGCAAATACACCCATTCCCCAAGGAGCCTCAGGCAGCCACAGCAAGACTCAGTGTCGTGGAGATGGCTCAGTGATGCCATCAGCACCTTGGCTATTTCTTCAGTCCCTGATGGTGCTTTAACTTCCCATGTACATCTCTCTGAACAAGCACAGAAACTAGCTACAAATATTAGTTTGTTTATTCACCAAAGGGTCACAGGTTTTCTTCTTAACTGACAAGAAAACTGAATCTAATGATTGGTTAAATTTTACTATAAAGTCTCAAATCACTTATGACTTTCTATCTCAAAATTACTTTCCTCCACCACAGCTTTCTGTTTCTCCTCCTTATTTGCTCTTATAGCAACATCAAGGTTTAACTTGGGGAGCTTCCACCTTGGATTAGTTTCCTTCAAATGTTCAGAAGGATGTAATGGTCTGTATGGTCTCATGGGTGAGGCAAGAGGGAAATGCAATGGGGTAATCCCTCTAGGACCAAAATCTGATTCTGCCTCCTGCATACCCTTGGGCACCACCAGTATCCCACATGGGCCAGAACCCACTCACTGCATGGCTCTTGGTCATCCTCCAACTTCATTGAGACACCATACAGAAAAAAAGACTTGATGGCtgatgctgcagctggcagcaagggTTGTGTCTCTGCAGGGACAACCTGGAACAGtgaggagagcagctcccacAGACCTGGCCTGGAACTGTCCAGCCTGGGGTACAGCAGAGTTGGGCAGTGCTAGGCTCCCTTTCCTTCAGGAAACTTGGGCTCTGCAGTGAGTGGTGGGCAGTCCAGCCTGGTCCCACAGTCTTGGTGTTGTCAGGCTTATGTGGCTGGCACTCAGAGCTCCCAACCTGGGCTTTAGGCAGCCACTTTTTGGTGACATGTGAAGAAGTCTCAGCAGGAGCTGACCGCCCAGAGCATCCCTGTCAGGGGGATGAGCCACATTAGGGACGgccttttccttcctgcacagcctgcagggccTCGGCTGCTCCAGTGACAGTTCCTAAAGTTTGCAGGGGTTTGCTAAACCCTGGCAgagagggggtggggaaagcagtgaaaggacagacagagctggggagggggagggaaaaaaagaaagatgcgGAGAATTTCAGCTCTGGCTCTGCTACAGCAACTTGATGTGGGCTATGTGAAGGAGCTTGAAACTTAAAAAGATTTATTTTCTCTAGTcataaatctcatcccgttgttCCTCTGACCAACCAAGCATGATAAAGTCCTTTTCCATAAAGTATTCAGTATTAAAGCCACAAAGCTCACCCAATCAGTAGCCATCTGCTTCTCCCATAACTGCTGCTCCAGAAGCAGGGAAAAGCAGCCAGAAGAGAAAGGGCACCACTGTTAGGGCTCTGGGACAAATGAGGAGGCACTGAATAGCAGTCGAAACCTTTAGCTTGCCTTGTATATCTGTATCTATAGagacagaggaagaaaggaagcatTATATTGATACAACAAttgtaaaacaaaaaaaggaagaggcaTCTAAAGGGCAATACAGCCGGCACGGAGGGCCCCATGGAACAGGGATGCTAACAGATTTATAGAAGCCTTTAATTGGTTTTCAATTGAAGGATGAAGAGACCGAGTTAAAAACCGGGAAGAGTGACAAAGTGATCTGCGTTACCCCCATACACTGGCACCCGATCTCACGCAACCGGAGAGTCTCGGCTTGACACGACACCCCCGCGCCCCTCCCCGACAACAGCGCCTTAGTCGagcccctccagcagctgggagggaaTAACCTCACTCCCCACGGCCACTCCAAACGAGACACACCAGGTCCGGCCAGCGAGGGCGAAGGGCAGGGCTGACCTCCCTGAGGTGGATCTGGGGGTCCCTCTCCCCCGAGGCAGGGAACTCACCCTTGTCCCACCGCGCCACCCCCTCGGCTGCAGAAACAAACCCCAGCGGCGCTGGTTATAGTTGCGGGGGGAGGGGAGTGAGGGGGTTGCGTGTGGAAAACGGCCCTTAGTGAAGGTGCGGCAGCGGGCAGGAGGTGGGTGACTCGATCGGCAGGAGGTAGGTGACTCGATCCAGGGGTGCACAAACCCCA
It includes:
- the PRDM8 gene encoding PR domain zinc finger protein 8; amino-acid sequence: MEDAGVQRGIWDGDAKTVQQCLTDIFTSVYTTCDIPENAIFGPCVLSHTSLYDSIAFIALKSTDKRTVPYIFRVDTSAANGSSEGLMWLRLVQSAREREEQNLEAYIKSGQLFYRSLRRIAKDEELLVWYGKELTELLLLSPARAPARSNGSPPFACPECSQRFQFELPFAAHLRFRCPKRLHGPDTGPAAEVPGGKDGSSKEQEVGKYCKPGGPLHHPFPGADGSSAAASTKPSTDFHNLARELENSRGGHGGSPGRPPAPEGSPEVTASKAKRRYPEEEERGPGTATRGRFPAERPGLPSAPKEEPVCAPQQQYRAAGSYCGLEEGGRLFAPPSPETGEAKRSAFVEVKKAARGPDPDSGGPEEGQERASPAAPGAGGGDPGLCPRGGPGGPLAARLEGGSPARGSAFTSVPQLGGPGGGPGGGTEERKSAFSQPARSFPPHVPPIVLGQKLGGLGEPCPDGAAAPARLYAAEALAVKLPGGGEAAGGGGGAGGGGGGLPKQSPFLYATAFWPKSSAAAAVAAAAAGPLQLQLPSALTLLPPSFTSLCLPAQNWCAKCNASFRMTSDLVYHMRSHHKKEYALEPLVKRRREEKLKCPICNESFRERHHLSRHMTSHN